ACGATCAAGCTCAACGTTTTGCCCAGAGTATTGGTCAGCCAGAAGGGGACATTTTAACCAACGATTTTGATGTTAACGTTTCATGGACGCGAAACAACCTCAATCGAGGTTATTTCCCTACCGCAGGTAACTATCAAAATGCGTTCGCCAAAGCGACGGTACCTGGCTCAGATGCCCAGTACTTCAAGATACAGTACGATGCTAGGCAGTACGTGCCACTGACTAAGAAACATGAATTTACCCTACTCATGCGTGGTCGCTTAGGTTACGGTAATGGCTATGGTAAAACGGATGGCAACGACAACTTGTTCCCATTCTATGAAAACTACTACGCTGGTGGTTTTACCACACTGCGAGGATTTGGTTCAAATAGGGTCGGCCCGAAAGCGGTTTATACCACCAATGGTAACCCAGATACTTGTAATACCTCACGTTGTGTTTCGGCAACAGATGACTCTGTTGGCGGTAATGCGGTGGCGTTGGCGAGTTTAGAACTTATTGTCCCAACACCGTTTGCTTCTGATGAGGCAAGAAACCAAATTCGTACCAGCGTGTTTGTTGATGCGGCGAGCGTTTGGGATACCGAGTTTGTGTATGATCCGAAATACAAAGGCCAGCGATACTATATGGACTACTCGGATCCGATGAACTACCGTTCCTCTTTCGGTGCAGCATTGCAATGGATGTCTCCGATGGGACCACTGGTATTCTCGATCGCTAAACCAATCAAATCTTACGAGGGTGATGATGAAGAATTCTTCACTTTCACTATCGGAAACACCTTCTAACTAGAGGAAATTATTGTGAATAAAACATTTAAAGCGGCCAGCCTGAGTCTTGCACTTATGACCTCTTCTTTGTTTGTGAATGCAGCAGAGGCGGCTCAGAAAATTGGTTACATTAACACGGCGCAAGTGTTTCAAGAGCTTCCTCAACGTGAAGTCATTCAACAAAAAATGCAAGAAGACTTTAAAGATAAAGCGGATGAGTTGAAGGCGATAGATGCCAAAGCCAAAACCAAGTTTGAAAAACTTCAGCGTGATGGCGAGTTGATGACATCTGAAGAAGTAGAAAAACTACGTATTGAGATTGGTCAGCTTAAGAATGAGTTCGAAATCAAAGCCAAGTCTTTTGATACTGCGCAGAAACGTCGTGAAGCAGAAGAGAAACAAAAGCTGTTTAAAGCGATTCAAGAGGCAGTGAAAAAAGTGGCCGAGAAAGAAGGTTATGACATCATTGTCGACATCCAAACCATGCAATACGGTAAGCCAGAATTCAACATTTCTGAGCAAGTTATTGACGAACTGAACTAAATCTTTATGACTACACTTTCGTTAGCCGAACTGGCGACCATTACCGGAGGTGTGCTACATGGGGACGAGTCAGCGACAGTCACCATGGTTGCACCGATGGATAAAGCACAATCAGGTCATGTCACCTTTTTGTCTAATCCCAAATATGCCAAGCATTTGGCACAGTGCCAAGCGACCGTGGTTATGGTCAAACAAGCGCAACGCGACCAAGCGAGTGGCAACGTTCTTGTTGTCGATGACCCATATGTCGCGTTTGCCAAAGTCGCGCAAGCTTTAGATACCACTCCTGCGCCTTCCAGCGACATTGCGCCTTCCGCGGTGGTTGCGCAAGATGCGAAACTGGGTAGTAATGTTTCGATTGGTGCAAATGCTGTGATTGAATCAGGGGCGGAGCTGGCTGATAGCGTGGTGATTGGCGCTGGCTGTTTTGTCGGTAAAAATGCCAAGCTGGGTACTAACACCAAATTATGGTCAAACGTTAGTATCTACCACGAAGTACAACTGGGTTCAGATTGTTTGGTACAAGCGAATACCGTTATTGGTTCTGATGGTTTTGGTTACGCGAACGAAAAGGGCGAGTGGGTGAAAATTCCTCAGCTTGGCTCGGTTCGTATTGGTAACCGAGTCGAAATCGGTGCTTGTACTACCATCGACCGAGGTGCGCTTGACGATACAGTTATCGAGGATAATGTGATTCTCGATAATCAGATCCAAATCGCGCACAACGTACACATCGGATATGGTACCGCTATGGCTGGTGGTACCATTGTCGCCGGCAGTAC
The sequence above is drawn from the Vibrio sinaloensis genome and encodes:
- the lpxD gene encoding UDP-3-O-(3-hydroxymyristoyl)glucosamine N-acyltransferase, which encodes MTTLSLAELATITGGVLHGDESATVTMVAPMDKAQSGHVTFLSNPKYAKHLAQCQATVVMVKQAQRDQASGNVLVVDDPYVAFAKVAQALDTTPAPSSDIAPSAVVAQDAKLGSNVSIGANAVIESGAELADSVVIGAGCFVGKNAKLGTNTKLWSNVSIYHEVQLGSDCLVQANTVIGSDGFGYANEKGEWVKIPQLGSVRIGNRVEIGACTTIDRGALDDTVIEDNVILDNQIQIAHNVHIGYGTAMAGGTIVAGSTTIGKYCIIGGGSVINGHIEIADGVTITGMGMVMRGIDEKGMYSSGIPLQPNKEWRKTAARVHRIDEMNKRLKAVEKQLEHREDA
- a CDS encoding OmpH family outer membrane protein → MNKTFKAASLSLALMTSSLFVNAAEAAQKIGYINTAQVFQELPQREVIQQKMQEDFKDKADELKAIDAKAKTKFEKLQRDGELMTSEEVEKLRIEIGQLKNEFEIKAKSFDTAQKRREAEEKQKLFKAIQEAVKKVAEKEGYDIIVDIQTMQYGKPEFNISEQVIDELN